One genomic region from Argentina anserina chromosome 2, drPotAnse1.1, whole genome shotgun sequence encodes:
- the LOC126785065 gene encoding pentatricopeptide repeat-containing protein At2g13420, mitochondrial-like, producing MAQPRFSRSLLLHLRSARRFSTTTPQNDAALVSNILLHHHNPFHAMESSLQLHGITLTPDLLHHTLLRLTHNSKIALALFHYAKSLPSPSPLTPAAFHLLIDTVAKVRQFDLAWQLILQMDHPSAAAFHILIRRLVASGLTRQAVRAFDDIETFVQTPPTALDFIFLLDTLCKYGHVKLAAELFNRRKHHFAADVKMYTVMVYGWCKISRLDMAERFLREMIDRGIEPSVVTYNVLLDGICRRASLHPDDRFRRTIVNAQKVFDDMSGRGIEPDVTSFSIVLHVYSRGHKPELCLDKLKEMREKGICPTVATYTSVVKCLCSCGRLEEAEELLGEMVATGVSPSAATYNCFFKEYRGRKDAESALKLYRKMKEEGLFAPSVHTYNILVGMFLQLNRVEIVREIWADMKESGAGPDLDSYTLLVHGLCEKQKWKEACQFFVEMIEKGLLPQKVTFETLYRGLIQSDMLRTWRRLKKKLDQESVTFGSEFQNYHLKPYRR from the coding sequence ATGGCACAGCCTCGATTCTCccgctctcttcttctccacctCCGTTCAGCTCGCCGTTTCTCCACCACAACCCCCCAAAACGACGCCGCACTGGTATCAAAcatcctcctccaccaccacaaccCCTTCCACGCAATGGAGTCCTCCCTCCAGCTCCACGGCATCACTCTCACCCCTGACCTCCTCCACCACACCCTCCTCCGCCTCACCCACAATTCCAAAATTGCCCTCGCCCTCTTCCACTACGCCAAGTCCCTCCCCTCCCCCTCCCCCCTCACCCCCGCCGCCTTCCACCTCCTCATCGACACCGTCGCCAAGGTCCGCCAGTTCGACCTCGCCTGGCAGCTCATCCTCCAAATGGACCACCCCTCCGCCGCCGCCTTCCACATCCTCATCCGCCGCCTCGTCGCCTCCGGCCTCACCCGCCAGGCCGTCCGGGCCTTCGACGACATCGAGACCTTCGTTCAAACCCCGCCCACTGCCCTGGACTTCATCTTCTTACTCGATACTCTCTGTAAATACGGCCACGTCAAGCTCGCCGCCGAACTCTTCAACCGGCGGAAGCATCACTTCGCCGCCGACGTGAAAATGTACACTGTTATGGTTTACGGCTGGTGCAAGATCAGCCGTCTCGACATGGCCGAGAGGTTCTTGAGAGAGATGATTGATCGAGGTATAGAGCCCAGTGTGGTGACATACAATGTGTTGCTCGACGGGATTTGCCGGCGGGCGAGTTTGCATCCGGACGACCGGTTTCGGAGGACGATAGTGAATGCACAGAAGGTGTTCGACGATATGTCCGGCCGAGGAATTGAGCCCGACGTGACGAGTTTTTCCATTGTGCTTCATGTTTACAGCAGGGGGCATAAGCCGGAGTTGTGTCTAGACAAGCTCAAGGAAATGAGGGAGAAGGGGATTTGCCCCACCGTGGCGACGTACACTTCTGTTGTCAAGTGTCTTTGCTCCTGTGGGAGGCTTGAGGAAGCAGAGGAGTTGCTTGGTGAGATGGTGGCGACTGGGGTGAGTCCCTCTGCAGCtacttataattgtttttttaaggAGTATAGGGGGAGGAAGGACGCGGAGAGCGCCTTGAAGCTGTATAGGAAGATGAAGGAGGAGGGGTTGTTTGCGCCGAGTGTGCATACTTATAATATATTAGTGGGGATGTTCTTGCAGTTGAATAGAGTGGAGATTGTGAGAGAGATTTGGGCTGACATGAAAGAGAGTGGGGCAGGGCCGGATTTGGATTCATATACATTGTTGGTTCATGGGTTGTGTGAGAAGCAGAAGTGGAAAGAGGCTTGCCAGttttttgtggagatgatagAGAAGGGGCTTCTTCCTCAGAAAGTTACTTTTGAGACACTCTATAGAGGGTTAATACAGTCTGATATGTTGAGGACTTGGAgaagattgaagaagaagcttGATCAAGAGTCTGTTACTTTTGGGTCGGAATTCCAAAATTATCACCTTAAGCCGTACAGGAGATGA